The following are encoded together in the Vigna unguiculata cultivar IT97K-499-35 chromosome 2, ASM411807v1, whole genome shotgun sequence genome:
- the LOC114171444 gene encoding peroxidase 10-like encodes MESFVSNKLPFVSLFWLLFLSPLVCSQLYYNFYDSTCPNLTGIVRYNVLSAMAKDPRIAASLLRLHFHDCFVLGCDASVLLDDTDTLKGEKNALPNKNSLRGFELIDTIKANLEKACPSTVSCADILTLAAREAVYLSKGPFWSVPLGRRDGTTASESEANNLPSPFEPLENITAKFISKGLEKKDVAVLSGAHTFGFAQCFTFKPRLFDFGGSGKSDPALDESLLQSLKRVCSNEADSDTNLAPLDAVTTNTFDNTYYKNIVNNSGLLQSDQALLGDTATASLVNYYSKWPLLFFRDFAVSIEKMGRIGALTGQQGQIRANCRAVN; translated from the exons ATGGAGTCATTTGTCTCtaataaacttccttttgtTTCACTGTTTTGGCTTCTGTTCCTTAGCCCTCTAGTGTGCTCTCAACTTTACTATAACTTCTATGACTCAACTTGTCCAAACCTCACCGGAATTGTTCGATACAACGTGTTGTCAGCTATGGCCAAGGACCCAAGGATCGCTGCTTCACTCTTACGCCTTCATTTTCATGATTGTTTCGTTCTT GGATGTGATGCATCGGTGCTACTAGATGACACGGATACTctaaagggggagaaaaatgcACTGCCTAATAAAAACTCACTCAGAGGATTTGAACTCATTGACACAATCAAGGCCAACTTGGAAAAGGCTTGTCCTTCCACTGTGTCATGTGCTGATATACTAACCCTAGCAGCAAGAGAAGCCGTTTATCTT AGCAAAGGTCCATTTTGGTCTGTGCCTCTGGGTCGTAGAGATGGTACAACAGCAAGTGAGAGCGAGGCAAATAACTTGCCGTCACCCTTTGAACCTTTAGAAAACATTACGGCCAAGTTTATATCCAAGGGTCTCGAAAAGAAGGATGTAGCAGTACTCTCAG GTGCACACACCTTTGGTTTTGCTCAATGTTTCACGTTCAAGCCAAGGCTCTTTGACTTTGGTGGGTCTGGTAAATCTGATCCAGCACTAGATGAGTCGCTTCTTCAGAGTTTAAAAAGAGTGTGTTCAAATGAAGCTGATTCTGACACCAATTTGGCTCCCTTGGATGCCGTGACTACAAACACATTTGATAACACTTACTACAAAAACATTGTGAACAATTCGGGTTTACTTCAGTCGGACCAGGCTCTTTTGGGTGACACTGCAACTGCTTCATTGGTGAATTACTATAGCAAGTGGCCTCTTCTGTTCTTTAGAGACTTTGCAGTTTCTATAGAGAAAATGGGACGCATTGGTGCCCTTACAGGACAACAAGGGCAAATAAGGGCAAATTGTAGGGCTGTGAACTGA